Part of the Myxococcus fulvus genome, CGCTCGGGGCGCGGGCCCACGAGGCTCATGTCCCCCGTCAGCACGTTGAAGAACTGCGGCAGCTCATCCAGCGAGTACTTGCGCAGGAACGTGCCGATGACGGTGCGGCGCGGGTCGTCCTTGCGCGCCATCATCGCCCCGGAGTGCTCGGCGTCCACGCGCATGGTGCGGAACTTGAGGATGGAGAAGGTGCGCCCATCCATCCCCATGCGCTCCTGGCGATAGAGCACCGGCCCGCGGCTGGTCAGCCGCACGGCGATCGCGGTGGCCAGGATGAGCGGCGAGGTGGCGAGGATGGCGAGCAGCGAGAAGAGGATGTCGAACGCCCGCTTGGCCACCCGGCTCCAGCCCTCCATCGGGTCGCCCTGCAGCCGGATGATGGGCAGGCCGCCGAACTCCTCCAGGCCGCCGTACAGGGTGATGTACTGGTAGAGGTCCGGCACCACGCGGACGTCCACGGTGCGCAGCGCCAGCTGCTCCATGAGCTGCTTGACGTGGGCCTGCTCCTGCAGCGGCAGCGCGAGGATGACCTGGTCCACCGGCTGCGCGTCGAGCACGCGCTCCACGTCGCCCACGTGGCCAATCACGCGCACGCCGTTGACGTACTGGCCCACCTTCTCCGGCCGCAGGGACAGAAGGCCCGTCACCCGGAAGCCCAGCTCCTTGTGGACCTCCACCGTCTCCACCACGCGCTGGCCCAGCTCCCCCGCGCCGATGACCAGGATGGACTTCAGGTTGTGGCCGCGCCGGCGCACCTCGCTGAGCACGTAGCGGAACGCCAGCCGGCTGCACGTCACCAGCACGAAGGCGTAGACGACGAAGATGACCAGCGTCAGGCGCGAGTAGCGCTCGCGCACGAAGTAGGTCACCGCCACCAGGATGAGCGTCGCGGTGATGGTGGACTTGAAGACCTCGAACACCTCACCGGTGTTCGTCCGGGAGCGGATGGCCGCGTACAGCCGCGACTGCTTGAAGGTCACCGGGAAGATGACCAGCAGCATCAGCAGGAAGACGAACGAGTCCTCCCAGGGAGGGATGCCCTCCGTGACGGGGACGATGCCCGAGAACCGCGTGGCGTACGCCAAGGCGAACGCCAGCGCGAGCATCACCATGTCCGCGACAACCTTGATGGACGTGTAGAAGCGCTGGAGACGACTGAACACGCCTGGACTCCTGTAACCTGGTCAACGGGGCGCCACCCCACTGCAAGACTCGCACCCTGGTCCCACGAGCACGCGTCCTGCCCGACTCCCTCTGACGAGACGGCCTCCTAACACGGAAAAACGCGTGAAACCAATGGGTTACCTCCGCCCCGGGTGGACAATGATGGGGGGAGGACACTGTCCCTCCATGAAAGACGGAGGCGGGGATGACAGCCGCGTCACACCGCCGTGGCGCGGGTTGTGGATTTCGTCGACAGGCTGAGGAGCGACTCCACTTCGCGGAGCATCGCCTGCTGGAAGGACTGGCGGCTGAAGCGCTCGGCCTGCGAGCGGGCCTCTCGGGGGCTGAAGCTCGCTTCCCAGGAATCGAAGCGGCGCACGGCCTCTGACAGCGACGCGGGTGTCTGTTCTGAAAAGAACAGTCCGGTGCGGCTGTTCACCGTCTCCAACGCGCCGCCCTTGGCGAAGGCGATGACGGGGCGGCCGGTGGCCTGGGCCTCCAGCGGGGTGATGCCGAAGTCCTCCTCGGGCGTGAAGATGAGGGCGCGAGCGTCCCGGTACAAGGACGGCAGGGCGTCATCGGAGACGTTGCCCAGGAAGCGGATGTTCGGCGGCGGCGCGCCGGACGTGAGGCGGGCGGCCTCCTGGCCGGTGCCCACCACCCAGAGGGGAACGCCCAGCTCGCGGAAGGCCTCGAGCGCGATGTCCAGCCGCTTGTAGGGCGCGAAGGCGCCGAGCCACAGGAAGTATCCGCCGCGTCCCCCGCCCTCCAGCGGCAACCGGGTGAAGCGCTCCAGGTCCACCGGCGGATGCACCACGGTGGCCTCGCGCCCCCAGAAGCGCTGGAGCTTGCCGGCGACGTGGTGGCTGTTGGCCACGAAGCGGTCCACGCGCGCCGCCGAGGTCCGGTCCCAGCGCCGCAGCCAGGGCCGCACCGCGTGGGCCGCCGCGCGCACGGGCAGCCGGGCGCGGCCGGGGCCGAAGTAGTCGTCGAACAAATCCCACATGTACCGCATGGGCGCGTGCACGTAGCTCAGGTGCGGCACGCCCTCGGGCGCGCGCAGGCCCTTGGCCACGCAGTGGCTGGAGGACAGCACCAGGTCGTAGTGCCCCTGGAGGCGCAGCGACTCGATGGCCTGGGGCATCAAGGGCAGCAGGTGCCGGTAGCGGGTGTGGACGCCGGGGATGTGCTGGAGGAACGAGGTGAAGATGCGCCGGGACTCGATGGCGGGGGACTGGGTGCCCGGCTGGTGGATGAGGGTGTAGATGTCCGCGTCGGGCAGTGCTTCGCAGAGCGCGTCGAGCACGCGCTCTCCCCCGCGGTGGGTGACCAACCAATCGTGGACCAGGGCGACCTTCACGAGGGCGGCTTCTAGCACCCCCCATGCCGCGCACGGCCAGCAACATGAAGCAGGTGCCTGCCTGCCCCCACGAGGGCCGCGCTGTGGTACGCGGGAGGCGTGGCTCAAGTCCTCCTCGACCTGCGCATGGTGCGCGGCCGGCTGCACGGAATCGCGCGCTACGCGCTGGAGCTGGCGCGACGGGTGCCGGTGCTCGCGCCGGACCTGCGCTTCTCCGCGCTGGTGCCACCCGAGGGCCTCCCCGCGGACCTGGGAGCGCTCGCGCCCCGGATGCCGTTGCACCGCTCGCTCGCGGGGTTCCTCTCGCCGGTGGAGCAGGCGGCGCTGGCGGCGGACCTGACGAAGCTCTCGCCGGACGTCTTCCACGCCACGTCGTTCTCGCTGCCGTTGTTCTGGCGCGGTCCGCTGGTCGCCACGCTGCATGACGCCAACCACGTCGCGCTCGCCCGCGAGTACACGCCGGCACAGGCGCTCTACTACCGGCTGGTGGTGGGCCCGCGCGCGAAGCGGGCTTCGGCGCTGGTGACGGTGTCCGAGTTCTCCCGCGAGGAGCTCGCGCGGCACCTGGGGATGTCGCCCTACCGGCTGCAGGTGATTCACAACGGCGTGGACCCGAGCTTCCAACCTCCGTCACCGGTGGAGGCGCGTGCGTTCCGGGAGCGCCATGAGCTGCCCGCGCGCTACGTGGCCGCGGTGGGCAACGCGAAGCGGTTCAAGAACCTGGAGCTGCTGCGCCACTTCGCCGCGGACCTGCCGGTGCCCATCGTCCTGCTGGCCGGCAAGGGCGCGGTGGCGCACGAGCTGGGACT contains:
- a CDS encoding undecaprenyl-phosphate glucose phosphotransferase gives rise to the protein MFSRLQRFYTSIKVVADMVMLALAFALAYATRFSGIVPVTEGIPPWEDSFVFLLMLLVIFPVTFKQSRLYAAIRSRTNTGEVFEVFKSTITATLILVAVTYFVRERYSRLTLVIFVVYAFVLVTCSRLAFRYVLSEVRRRGHNLKSILVIGAGELGQRVVETVEVHKELGFRVTGLLSLRPEKVGQYVNGVRVIGHVGDVERVLDAQPVDQVILALPLQEQAHVKQLMEQLALRTVDVRVVPDLYQYITLYGGLEEFGGLPIIRLQGDPMEGWSRVAKRAFDILFSLLAILATSPLILATAIAVRLTSRGPVLYRQERMGMDGRTFSILKFRTMRVDAEHSGAMMARKDDPRRTVIGTFLRKYSLDELPQFFNVLTGDMSLVGPRPERPVFIEEFKRQIPRYHLRHKVKAGITGWAQINGLRGQTCIEKRIEYDLYYIENWSLLMDLKILVRTALGGFLSKNAY
- a CDS encoding glycosyltransferase, with translation MKVALVHDWLVTHRGGERVLDALCEALPDADIYTLIHQPGTQSPAIESRRIFTSFLQHIPGVHTRYRHLLPLMPQAIESLRLQGHYDLVLSSSHCVAKGLRAPEGVPHLSYVHAPMRYMWDLFDDYFGPGRARLPVRAAAHAVRPWLRRWDRTSAARVDRFVANSHHVAGKLQRFWGREATVVHPPVDLERFTRLPLEGGGRGGYFLWLGAFAPYKRLDIALEAFRELGVPLWVVGTGQEAARLTSGAPPPNIRFLGNVSDDALPSLYRDARALIFTPEEDFGITPLEAQATGRPVIAFAKGGALETVNSRTGLFFSEQTPASLSEAVRRFDSWEASFSPREARSQAERFSRQSFQQAMLREVESLLSLSTKSTTRATAV
- a CDS encoding glycosyltransferase family 4 protein, translating into MVRGRLHGIARYALELARRVPVLAPDLRFSALVPPEGLPADLGALAPRMPLHRSLAGFLSPVEQAALAADLTKLSPDVFHATSFSLPLFWRGPLVATLHDANHVALAREYTPAQALYYRLVVGPRAKRASALVTVSEFSREELARHLGMSPYRLQVIHNGVDPSFQPPSPVEARAFRERHELPARYVAAVGNAKRFKNLELLRHFAADLPVPIVLLAGKGAVAHELGLHENVLDIEELPESEMPLFYGSAAALLLPSKYEGFGLPALEAMATGCPVLAADATALPEVVGGAALRLPPDDPDAWREATLRVLRDDALRAELMELGRERAARFTWDECARRTVAVYRRVLENRAPSAT